The genomic stretch TAATGTACTGAAATGAATGAAAGCACAGTTATCAAACATAAGAGTACTACTAGAATAAGGGATAATCATAGCTCTAATGCTGTGTGAGAACCTCTTAGTACTACTCACTTGAAAAGAACTGCAACAGTATTAACTTTCAGTAGAGTGGCAAGAATCAAGTGCATTTACAGACCATAGCTAACCTGAAAATTGGCTTGGATTTATTGGTAGAAACACAGTGAGAGCTTTTTTACATTCAAAATCAGACGGCCAACGGTCTAAGCTCCAAGTATTATGTTTTCTAGTACAGCTACTCCCCACGAATTACCAAAGGCTCTTCCCTGTTCGAATATCATTACTACCATTTTTTTATCCTCTGGTCCTTCATTGCTAAGCTCATTCACTAAGAACCCTCCACGAAATGGTCCAATTCTACATTCTGCATTGCATCTACCAAAATACAAACTAGTCAACAACTGGCTGAGGATATGAGGTTATGATACATGCCTATATAACTTTAAGGCAATACCACTATCCATGCTTGATTGTGCAATTTCGGTCCTTAATTATTCTCTGTGGTGTCTCAATTTAAGTTTTATATCTAGCCACACAATTCCACACAGCGTAATAAAATTGTTCACAAGTTCATATATATCCAAGATAGCTAGATCAGTACGAGCTCCATTAAAACCAGCAACGCCCAACATAAGCTCCGAGTCCCACAGACAATTGATCCTCATACTACTAGTTTAACAAGCAGCCACGCGTCCATACACTACGACAACCACGACCACGAAACAAATCACCCATGCATCGGATAAATACGGCAGCATTGTCCGATGAACACACGGGGAAACTCCTCATACCAACCAAAACAGGGAGAGGGCTGCTCTCACCTTCCGCAGATCGTCTCGCGCCGACATACGAGTCGAAGGCGCCGACGTCGGCAGAGGATGGATAAGGCGATGGGGTGCCGGTGTAACGGGACGCGATGAGGTCGACCTCAAAGTCCGAgtaacgcggcggcggcggcggcgcactgTAGCCGCCCGCGAAGGCTCCGCGGTAGTACGGGTTGAAAGGGTCCGACATCGtcggcggctagggtttccgGCTTTCCGCACGCGCTGCGCTGTTGGGGAGAAAACCGCCGCTCTGAGTGGGAAGGCAGGGCCCGCGCACGCACGCTAGGCACTCGGCACTCACACGAaaactggccttgtttagttggttttttttttttaccgtaaaattttcatttgtatttagtaGACTAGTAAGATTTAAAAGAttgtcttacaaattacagacaagctgtataattagttttatatatatattcaatATTCTATGTATGTACCATAAAATTTGATatgacgagaaattttgaaaaaaaaagttttagggtgaactaaacaaggcttggcTCCCCTGTCTCTCTCTTTGGGTGGTGGTGTGGGGTGAGGGTTTTAGTTTCATGTCATTACTGATAATTGTTGAGTATAAAAaaggaatataaatatattaaaatatTAATCACTAAGAATCAGGAGATGTATAGTGTTTTAAGGGCACTCTCAATACAGAAACCATCataatttctatagacattaattatggtgtcatctaagcattttgctgatgtggtaagatagttattgaagagagagagcaaaaatcatagaaacttgaTCTAACTTAGAAACTATGTCTGCGCGAGATCCAAGAcataaagtgatatgattggttgagaatagagagagaatgaatgtgattagaTAACAAATTATTATATAGAAACTACGTGCAGTTTCTagtattgggagtgccctaaagACAGTTTCAAAAGTGAGTTTCTTATCGTGGTTTCTAAGATTGTTATGTCATACCTAGTGAAATAAAACTTGGACGAGACACTCACTCTTAATGAAGAGTTTCATCTATGGTTTCAAAAACATTTAATTTCAAGACTCAGAGAGTTCGTAACTGTGTCAAGAGAGTTTCATTTAGatgaaactcatttcttctctctctttttaaaATACATCACCGTGTCATCAAAAAATACCTATGTGGCATCTTATTTAATGCAAATAAAACTTACTTGAAAATCGttttgagactggcctaatgcaATATATGTTAATAAATGATGAGGTTTGTTAATGTGAATAGCTTAAATGAAGATATAATAACATATGTTAGTTGAATATGTTAGTGGACGCTGGACACTTTGCATGGTTAAATAATTGAATGTGCTAGCAAGATGTTCTAATGGATGCTGATGTGGGCGCTTTACATAACAAAAAAGAAATAGTTAGTGGAGTTTATTTTTATAATAGATATAGAGTTCCAAGCTTTGTGGTTATGTCTATTTTTCAAATCATACTATTATAATTCTTTGTTGAATATGACAGAATATGTATGAAGATGTCTTGAACCAGCTACAAGAGTATATGAATACATATGTTTCATTGCAGCTCATCTCCGAGCCACTGACGCTCGGAACCCAAATGTCATCCTTTTTCTCTTATGTCATCTTCTATTGTTGAGCATCGTTGTCGTCGGTGAGCTATAGCAGCATGTCCTTCTTGTTTGAATATCTCCCCCCCTGAATTCTATAGTCGATGGAGaaatcgtatcgctcgacgtcATAGCGGAGTTGGCGACGCAGAGCCACTAGAGCTCGTCCACCCACCCCTCGGCAGTGGAGGCATCGAGGTCCTCCTCGATGTCGAGCTCGACCTCCTCCCCGTGCATTGCCAACGGTGGAGAAGCGGTGATGGAGGTGGTGGAAGCGAAGACGTTATGCAATAGGCTAGGCCGCGCTGCTATAGGGCTCTCTGTCTTCCTTATAAGCTAAGCAGCATACTTGATATGTTGGAATAGAAGGAATGAAAGATCCATCTTTGTGGGTTCGGCCCCCACAGAGCGTCCATAACCACCGAATCCTAGCTGGTCGTGTTGTGCCGCTGCCAAGGTCACGACTCACGACACATGCTAGGAGTAGCTCCTCCAACATTCCCTAGATGGCTAGACCTCACTATCCTTCACGGCTGTCGCTGTCACCTCTGAATTTGGTGACAAATTAGTGCCGTTAGACCTGTGTTTTCACCTGTGAAGCAATGAATATATGATCTCAGGCTCTTGGCAATTGCCCATTTGCCCTTACCTCTGTTTCTTTGCCCATAAGCTTTTTTCCTTCCTTAGGCTAGTTTGCCAAACTAACGTGTTGTTGCTTGGCATCGTGGGCCTACTGTAGCCCAGATCAACGTATTTTTGCTGATCGGTGGCGGTTGCTCAgcattgaaagatgtcacaagaAAAGGAGGAAGAAAATGATATATAGAGCCCACACGTTAGTGACATGAAAGAGGAGCGGTAATGAAATATACATATTCGTATATGTTTGTAGCTGGGCTCAAGATGTCTCTAGTAATATGATTCATAATAGGCAAATAAGGAGTTGTTTGGTTGCTCATGTTTTTTTAACACCTATCACATCGAACGTTTAGATACAtgcatgtagtattaaatatagattattttaaaaaaaattaaaatacaactagagaataatttatgagatgaaacttttaaacctaattagtccagtattagacactaattgccaaataaaaatgaaatattagagtacctattaaactttaacatctccaaccaaacaccctttaAGCATGTTCGCTTGAACTTATGTGTTAAATTTATCAGTTATTTGACAATGTTtcctcttataataaatcaataaaaagGACTTTCAGCTATGACTTTCCTGCGGAACTAACAGGCTCTAAGTAACGATATTTTGAAAATTATAATGGTATatgaattaaaaaaaaactttttttctCTCTACGGGCTGCGGCACAGCAGTACAGGAACATGTGGATATCACACGCACGGGTCTTTGCGTAGCCCTCATTCGAAGTCGGGACAGCACCCATCTTCTCTCCGCACTAGAAACCCCAAGAAGACGCCTGCCTAGCTCCGATCCCAAGATCTCGTACGAGATGGCCGGCAAGATGAAGGAGTTAGACGGCGCCAGCCCTGCGTGAGTACTTTCCCCTCCCGTAGTATGGCCATTGAGTTGTTTTCCGAACCATGGGAACGGTGTTCGCTGATTCTTTTCGCTATGCTTTTGGGCTTCGTGCAGTAAGATCTTCATCGGCGGGCTCTCCAAGGACACAAGCATGAGTACGTGCGGATCCCCTCCAGATTTGACTTTTAGCGGATTTCAATTTTTTCTGCCGTCTTCTCCTTGTATTAGCTAGGGTTTCCTCGTATTCCCTCAGATCTGGTCTCTCTTTGCTTGTAATGGCTGTTCATCATCTTTTGTGCACGCTAGTTTACTCGATCCAGTGTTGATTGGTTAGTTGTAGTTAATTTCGTGTCTCAGTGTATGCTTAGCATGTGACTACCCTTACTAAGGAAGCACCTCTAACTTGATTTGGGAGCACTGAGTTattcctttttctgttttgttgAGTCGGGAGAGGAGTTAGCCCTTGATTTCTTATTTGTTGATGATTTGTTAACTTGGTAATTATTTTGGCTAAATTTCGTACAGTCTCACGTTGTTGAGTTCGAATTATAGGTGGAGTTGATCCTTTCATTAAATTTGTGAGGTACAATTATTATATGTCCATGTTCTTGGGAAATATCCTGATGCCTGACAATCTATGGTGGTTTTATCCCCATTGCTAATAGCATTTTGTGGCAACTTGTCATCTTTTAAATTATGGCTAAACACAATCACTTTACATTAATGGTATCTACAAGAGAAGTTTTCAAAGCAAAATACAACATTCAGGGACAAAACGTATACTTCAAATGTTTCTTCCTGCTTATTATGATGGATTCTTAGGATATATACCTTTGTTTATGTTGTGAGCTGGTTAATTGGGCCTGTGGCATGATTGTTTAGTAAACTAGCTAACTAGTTTGGAGCTGTACTGATTTTGTGACATTTTTTTCTGTAGCTTTAAGTAAAAGGTCATAATAATTTTCATGGAAGATATTTAGATTGCCTTTACCTGCAAGGTTTATTCTGGGACCTTCAACAGCCAACTGCTTTACTTCGTGAATTTTCAGGTACATTCAAAGAACATTTCGGGAAATATGGGGATATAATTGATGCTGTCATTATGAAGGACCGCTACACTCAAAAGCCCAGAGGCTTTGGCTTTATTACCTTTGCTGATCCCGCTGTTGTTGACAGAGTGATTGAGGATGAGCATGTTATCAATGGAAAGCTGGTAAACTTTTTTGTTTTGTCTTTGGTTTGTATCTTTGTCTCACTCTGTATGACTCTATTAGCTCACAGTACATCATGTTTCATGAAAACATATACTAAACATAAGAAGCACTTCTGTGTGTAGTTTGAAATCTCATTTACTCTTAAAACACAGGTTGAAATTAAAAGAACGATCCCTAAGGGAGCTGCTCCCTTGAAAGATTTCAAGACGAAGAAGATTTTTGTTGGTGGATTACCCTCAGCTCTAAAAGAAGGTATATTTGTGTTTGCTTGGCTGCATAGTAGCAAATGTGCTTTTTTGTCCTGCATAGTAAATCTAATTTGGTGACATAATTTGAATTGACAGATGAATTCAAGGAATTTTTTTCCAAGTTTGGAAAGGTTGTGGAGCATGAAATCATCCGTGACCATACAACCAATCGGTCACGTGGatttggttttatagtcttTGATGCAGAAAAAACAGTAGATGATTTATTAGCTAAGAAAGGCAATATGATTGATCTAAATGGTTCTCAGGTGAGGCATCATgtagctttttctgagctttgtAAATCTTACTTCCTGCGGTCAAGACTGCACGCAGTAACAAATTGTGCTATTCTAGTTAAGTCTATAGAGCACATCTTATTGGGTCTTTTTGTTTCAGTTGCTTTAGTTTTGCTCTTATATGAGTGGCAGGTTATTCTCACTCCGATCTTGGAAGTAAACAAATTTGAAAGAAATATAGGTTTGACTTTCTTACTTTGCTGTAGGTGGAGATCAAGAAGGCAGAACCAAAGAAACCCTCTAACCAACCACCTCGTTCACTTGATAGCGAACCTAGGGGCCGTCCATATGCAGACAGTTATGATGGATTTGGCAGCTCTTACAATTATGGTGGTAGTTTTGGTCCTTA from Sorghum bicolor cultivar BTx623 chromosome 3, Sorghum_bicolor_NCBIv3, whole genome shotgun sequence encodes the following:
- the LOC8084829 gene encoding heterogeneous nuclear ribonucleoprotein 1, producing the protein MAGKMKELDGASPAKIFIGGLSKDTSMSTFKEHFGKYGDIIDAVIMKDRYTQKPRGFGFITFADPAVVDRVIEDEHVINGKLVEIKRTIPKGAAPLKDFKTKKIFVGGLPSALKEDEFKEFFSKFGKVVEHEIIRDHTTNRSRGFGFIVFDAEKTVDDLLAKKGNMIDLNGSQVEIKKAEPKKPSNQPPRSLDSEPRGRPYADSYDGFGSSYNYGGSFGPYRSPGSFGARPGGYNSASGPGDYGSGYATYGGALVGYRGEPSLYSSRYGSTYGSSFGGGYGGGSYAGGLAGAYGREAGGYGGSSYGPSYDSSGANTGAGFGTGGLYGARTGYGSTGGSGAAGRYHPYGR